A single window of Onychostoma macrolepis isolate SWU-2019 chromosome 16, ASM1243209v1, whole genome shotgun sequence DNA harbors:
- the LOC131522189 gene encoding dendritic cell-specific transmembrane protein: protein MMIQAKLHQLAEGLRRVWSRICGLYTTNTTKSWKERLLLLLTCFIASLILSTFLFLILHFSFKCVQEVSLPFTCGFCISLTPAMYFSERIRCFGALILISMGMKQAKSLLLTLGTSSVIFFNIQNTLRNMRLLAKGLLCNLEEKLLDINTEPLGNYIKMLKWVGKQLKNYFINFQLGSYHADFTLKAKVDSQDFKIHLTEAEQALNQTAQNVLALTKALSSIGKILSPTLGLLFLVLFTALYLRRFHVDKRYNNKYITKTFRCFDEQQREKGKEYVLPLTKSESESYIVTPSIRPTGRWWKAMIKFSLPIFTHCLTWLVFISLDALIYWLIVVLSKRLGELEPLRVPVGIQIQEATLFLGLAVDENAKGANFSYTVSLFEKKCLPEPELWLYQSLVPLSVVLVLLVVLILLSSQMVQLRVVLSEQFFSDVAEKRAAYLHAKILRKRCKAKAVEHEGALKTLAMQPSFWCPLLFHKHRTNPDAV from the exons ATGATGATTCAAGCTAAACTGCATCAACTGGCAGAAGGACTACGACGGGTCTGGTCCAGAATATGTGGTCTCTACACGACCAACACCACAAAAAGCTGGAAGGAAAGACTTCTCCTCCTGTTGACCTGTTTTATCGCCAGCCTCATTCTGAGCAccttcctcttcctcatcctccacTTTTCCTTCAAATGTGTTCAGGAGGTCTCGCTTCCCTTTACTTGTGGTTTTTGTATAAGCTTAACACCAGCCATGTATTTCTCAGAAAGGATTCGCTGTTTTGGAGCCTTGATTTTGATCTCAATGGGTATGAAGCAAGCGAAGAGCCTTCTTCTCACTTTAGGAACCAGTTCAGTGATTTTCTTCAACATCCAGAACACTTTGCGAAACATGAGGCTCCTTGCAAAAGGCCTCCTCTGCAACTTAGAGGAAAAGTTATTGGATATTAATACAGAACCCCTCGggaattatattaaaatgctgAAATGGGTGGGAAAGCAacttaaaaattactttataaaCTTTCAGTTAGGGAGCTACCATGCAGATTTCACACTAAAAGCAAAGGTGGACTCACAAGACTTCAAAATTCACCTCACCGAGGCCGAACAGGCTTTAAACCAGACCGCGCAAAATGTGTTGGCACTGACCAAGGCTTTGTCTTCAATAGGAAAGATATTGTCTCCAACATTAGGTCTTTTATTTCTTGTACTTTTCACTGCTCTATACCTGAGAAGATTCCACGTAGACAAAAGGtacaacaataaatacattacgAAAACTTTCCGTTGTTTTGACGAGCAGCAAAGGGAAAAGGGAAAAGAGTATGTCCTTCCGCTGACCAAAAGTGAATCGGAAAGTTACATAGTGACTCCGTCCATTCGTCCGACGGGTCGGTGGTGGAAAGCCATGATCAAGTTCAGTCTTCCCATATTCACTCACTGTCTCACCTGGCTGGTGTTTATCAGTCTAGACGCCCTGATTTACTGGCTTATTGTAGTTCTGAGCAAGCGACTCGGGGAACTGGAGCCACTTCGTGTTCCTGTGGGAATACAAATTCAG GAGGCCACATTATTTCTAGGTTTAGCTGTTGATGAAAATGCAAAAGGGGCAAACTTTTCCTACACGGTGTCTCTGTTTGAGAAGAAGTGTTTGCCTGAACCGGAACTGTGGCTCTATCAGTCTCTGGTTCCTCTGTCTGTCGTCCTGGTCTTGCTGGTTGTTCTGATTCTTCTTTCATCACAGATGGTCCAGCTCAGAGTTGTGCTATCTGAGCAGTTTTTTTCAGATGTCGCAGAGAAAAGAGCTGCCTATCTACATGCAAAGATTTTAAGAAAGCGGTGCAAAGCTAAAGCAGTAGAGCATGAAGGAGCTCTGAAAACTTTAGCCATGCAG CCCAGTTTTTGGTGCCCCTTACTTTTCCATAAGCACAGGACAAACCCTGACGCTGTTTAA
- the dpys gene encoding dihydropyrimidinase, whose protein sequence is MTTQSGILIKGGKVVNEDFSEMADVFIEDGVISEVGSDLQVAAGTRVIDATDRLVLPGGIDTHTHMELSFMGTTAVDDFHTGTKAAVAGGTTMIMDFVIPQKGCSLVEAYERWRITADPKVCCDYSLHMAVTWWDDTVKKEMETLVRDKGVNSFKMFMAYKDVFMLRDNELYAVFAQCKEIGAIAQVHAENGDLIAEGAKRMLSLGITGPEGHEMCRPEEVEAEATQRAITIAHAANCPLYVVHVMSKSAAKVVANARRNGRVVFGEPIAAGLGTDGTNYWHKDWTHAAGFVMGPPLRPDSSTPGYLMDLLANDDLSVTGTDNCTFSVCQKALGKDDFTKIPNGVNGVEDRMSVIWEKGVHSGKMDENRFVAVTSTNAAKIFNFYPRKGRIAKGSDADLVIWDPKATRVISAKTHHQAVDYNIFEGMLCHGLPVVTISRGKVVYENGQLFTKPGMGQYIPRKPFSEFVYKRINQREQVAKPCAVRREPYTGEIISIAPKRS, encoded by the exons ATGACAACTCAAAGCGGGATTTTGATTAAAGGAGGGAAGGTGGTAAATGAGGATTTCTCGGAGATGGCAGACGTGTTTATTGAAGATGGAGTTATCAGTGAAGTTGGCTCAGATCTGCAGGTAGCAGCCGGCACACGGGTCATCGATGCCACAGACAGACTCGTGCTGCCGGGTGGAatagacactcacacacacatggagCTGTCATTCATGGGCACCACAGCTGTGGATGACTTTCATACCGGTACCAAG GCCGCAGTCGCAGGAGGCACGACCATGATCATGGACTTTGTCATCCCACAGAAAGGGTGTTCACTCGTGGAAGCCTATGAGCGGTGGAGAATAACGGCTGACCCCAAAGTCTGCTGTGATTACTCCCTTCATATGGCAGTAACCTGGTGGGATGACACT GTCAAGAAGGAAATGGAGACTCTTGTTCGCGACAAAGGTGTCAACTCTTTTAAGATGTTCATGGCATACAAAGATGTCTTCATGCTGCGTGACAATGAGCTCTATGCCGTATTTGCCCAGTGTAAAGAGATCGGAGCAATAGCTCAAGTCCATGCAGAGAATGGCGACCTTATTGCAGAG GGTGCAAAGCGTATGCTCTCTCTGGGCATCACGGGTCCTGAGGGCCATGAGATGTGTCGTCCGGAGGAAGTGGAGGCCGAGGCCACACAACGCGCCATCACTATCGCCCATGCTGCTAACTGCCCGCTCTATGTAGTGCACGTCATGAGCAAATCTGCAGCGAAGGTGGTGGCTAATGCTCGCAGGAATG GTCGAGTGGTGTTTGGAGAGCCCATTGCAGCTGGACTGGGCACAGACGGCACAAACTATTGGCATAAGGATTGGACTCATGCTGCTGGTTTTGTCATGGGCCCACCTTTGAGACCAGACTCCAGTACCCCTGGATATCTGATGGACCTTCTGGCCAA TGATGATCTAAGCGTGACAGGGACAGATAACTGCACATTCTCAGTGTGCCAGAAAGCCCTTGGGAAAGACGACTTCACCAAAATCCCAAACGGAGTCAATGGTGTTGAAGATAGGATGTCTGTTATATGGGAAAAGGGAGTG CACAGCGGAAAAATGGACGAAAACCGGTTTGTAGCTGTCACCAGTACTAACGCAGCAAAAATCTTCAACTTTTATCCTCGAAAAGGGAGAATTGCTAAAGGCTCTGATGCAGACCTGGTCATATGGGACCCAAAAGCCACCAG GGTGATTTCAGCAAAGACTCACCACCAGGCTGTGGACTACAACATTTTTGAGGGAATGCTATGTCATGGGCTTCCAGTGGTCACAATCTCCAGGGGGAAGGTGGTTTATGAAAACGGGCAACTGTTCACAAAACCGGGAATGGGACAATACATCCCACGGAAACCCTTTTCTGAATTTGTGTATAAAAGAATTAATCAGCGGGAACAG gttgCAAAGCCCTGTGCTGTGCGCAGGGAACCATACACTGGAGAAATAATATCCATAGCCCCGAAAAGATCCTGA
- the LOC131521650 gene encoding ly6/PLAUR domain-containing protein 8-like, with protein MKLFITLVLITVSFSTVLALRCYQCKYKYSSSEECKQNLTKCPLQCGSVTIYSNGGTLYSSKKNCTDPALCVIDSKHFGQNKTVFNPQCCDTNLCNIEEAPALPRYSNGMMCYSCDLFSRDCSKIVTCSDGENKCFSIKERITGIKTKGCGNEIICENNLLNTLGSMAGAQTTCCAGILCNSAFQMLTVCTRRTPADLCFSQGEGKVKAMKEMCGVTPRLAGTRSRKGVTSLSHISAQNLHLLFQRVLGKEKKNEMTESGPQEAFELWRLSESRNTPGVHAISCCEIDEIWLG; from the exons ATGAAACTGTTCATCACTCTGGTTCTCATCACTGTTTCTTTCTCCACAG TGCTCGCACTGAGATGTTACCAgtgcaaatacaaatacagttcATCTGAAGAATGCAAACAAAATCTAACTAAATGCCCTCTGCAGTGTGGCTCTGTCACTATATACAGCA ATGGCGGTACATTATATAGCAGTAAGAAGAACTGCACAGATCCTGCCTTGTGTGTTATTGACAgcaaacattttggacaaaacaaaacagtctttaatccCCAATGCTGTGACACTAATCTCTGCAACATTGAAGAAGCACCAG CATTGCCACGATATTCCAATGGGATGATGTGTTACTCTTGTGACTTATTTAGTAGAGACTGCTCAAAAATTGTGACTTGTTCAGATGGTGAGAACAAGTGCTTCAGTATAAAAG AAAGGATAACTGGCATAAAAACGAAAGGATGTGGGAACGAGATTATTTGTgagaataatttattaaatactcTGGGGTCTATGGCTGGTGCTCAGACGACATGCTGTGCGGGAATTCTGTGCAACAGCG CTTTTCAGATGCTGACTGTATGCACAAGAAGGACTCCAGCAGACCTGTGTTTCTCTCAgg GAG aaGGAAAGGTGAAAgccatgaag GAGATGTGCGGAGTGACGCCACGGTTGGCGGGAACGCGCTCCAGGAAGGGTGTGACTTCACTGTCCCACATCAGTGCCCAGAATCTGCATCTGTTATTCCAAAGAGTGCTTGGGAAGGAAAAGAAGAATGAGATG ACTGAATCGGGTCCTCAGGAAGCGTTTGAGCTGTGGCGTCTCTCTGAGAGCAGAAACACACCAGGTGTCCATGCAATTAGCTGCTGTGAGATTGATGAGATCTGGCTGGGCTGA